One window of Marinilabiliales bacterium genomic DNA carries:
- a CDS encoding cytidylate kinase-like family protein, translated as MSDILFNYLNRRLQHSEGTDVVVPKEPGPVITISRQSGCSARRLSEKLVEELNKRTADQKKRKEWDYINKELLEKAARELDVKPSEIAYVFKYQERNALGDIFASYANKYYKSDRKIRKTIADVLRAVASEGNIIIVGRAGVVLTKEIMKSLHISLEAPLEWRSLMISERYDLSFAEARKSVIEMDKKRQRFRESFEGRNTDYTWFDVTFNRMSLTEKEIIEAIIKMMETKKLI; from the coding sequence ATGTCCGATATACTTTTTAATTACCTGAACCGGAGGCTGCAGCATTCCGAAGGTACAGATGTTGTTGTCCCCAAGGAGCCCGGTCCCGTAATCACCATCTCAAGACAAAGCGGTTGCTCGGCAAGAAGATTGTCAGAAAAACTGGTAGAAGAGCTGAATAAGCGGACAGCCGACCAGAAAAAGAGGAAGGAGTGGGACTATATTAACAAGGAACTCCTTGAAAAAGCTGCAAGGGAACTGGATGTTAAACCTTCGGAGATTGCATATGTTTTCAAATACCAGGAACGAAATGCACTGGGCGACATTTTTGCTTCCTACGCAAATAAATATTATAAAAGCGACAGGAAGATCAGAAAAACAATTGCCGATGTTCTCCGTGCCGTTGCGTCAGAGGGTAATATTATTATAGTTGGTCGTGCAGGTGTTGTTCTTACCAAGGAGATAATGAAATCCCTTCATATTAGCCTTGAAGCACCTCTGGAATGGCGAAGCCTTATGATCAGCGAAAGATATGACCTCTCTTTTGCTGAAGCCAGAAAATCAGTAATTGAGATGGATAAAAAGAGACAGCGGTTCAGGGAGTCATTTGAAGGGCGGAATACCGACTATACATGGTTTGACGTCACTTTTAACCGTATGTCACTAACAGAAAAAGAGATAATTGAGGCCATCATTAAAATGATGGAAACCAAAAAGCTTATCTGA
- the mltG gene encoding endolytic transglycosylase MltG — MSRKTKTVKRPLFKRVLVIMSLLVLLAGAGSAYLLWHTVFRPNVTTGEAEYAFLNIPTGSDMDVVLDMLEENSFIVNRATLEWVAGRKNYRNNVNPGRYRLTSGMNNNDLVNMLRSGTQVPVNLVFISHRTIEEIASVVGRQIEADSTAIVELVRDSEFIASIGFDGATIPGLFIPNTYQVYWNTSAEQFLQRMRREYDRFWSGERDEKREETGLDRSGVSTLASIISEETVMADEMPVIAGVYLNRLKRGMRLQADPTIKYAIGDFTVNRILRVHLEADSPYNTYMYGGLPPGPITVPPVQAIDAVLNPQRHDYLYFSAREDFSGYHRFARTLAEHNRNARLYRNALNQRGVFR; from the coding sequence ATGAGCAGGAAAACAAAAACCGTAAAGAGACCGCTTTTCAAGAGGGTACTGGTAATTATGTCACTGCTGGTACTTCTGGCCGGTGCAGGATCTGCATATCTCCTCTGGCATACCGTCTTCAGGCCAAATGTGACCACCGGCGAAGCCGAATATGCGTTTCTGAACATACCCACAGGATCAGATATGGATGTGGTACTCGATATGCTTGAAGAAAACAGTTTTATTGTGAACCGGGCAACTCTTGAGTGGGTCGCCGGGAGGAAGAACTACAGGAATAATGTAAACCCCGGGCGTTATCGGCTGACCAGCGGGATGAACAATAATGATCTGGTAAACATGCTGCGGTCCGGAACCCAGGTGCCGGTTAACCTGGTCTTTATCAGTCACCGTACCATCGAGGAGATAGCTTCTGTGGTAGGCCGCCAGATTGAAGCAGACTCTACCGCTATTGTTGAGCTTGTACGTGACAGTGAATTTATTGCTTCTATCGGGTTTGACGGGGCAACCATTCCCGGTCTCTTTATTCCTAACACATACCAGGTATACTGGAACACTTCTGCTGAGCAGTTTTTGCAACGGATGAGAAGGGAGTACGATCGCTTCTGGAGCGGTGAACGTGATGAAAAAAGAGAAGAGACCGGACTTGACAGATCAGGGGTAAGCACCCTTGCATCCATTATCAGTGAAGAAACTGTTATGGCGGATGAGATGCCTGTGATAGCCGGAGTGTACCTTAACCGGCTGAAAAGGGGTATGCGCCTCCAGGCAGATCCGACGATAAAATACGCCATTGGCGATTTTACCGTCAACCGGATATTACGGGTACACCTTGAAGCCGACTCCCCCTACAATACATATATGTATGGCGGATTGCCGCCGGGTCCTATCACAGTCCCCCCTGTTCAGGCCATAGATGCCGTATTGAACCCACAGAGGCATGATTATCTCTATTTCAGTGCCCGTGAGGATTTTTCCGGATATCACAGATTTGCAAGGACATTGGCGGAACATAACCGGAATGCCAGGCTGTACCGGAATGCTTTAAATCAAAGGGGTGTTTTTCGCTGA
- a CDS encoding anion permease, with the protein MFLAVNMGASGTAPSFSAAYGANIIKRLAIPGVFGLFVLLGAIVAGKQVGVTMGRELIPQEMLTPDILTIVLFSVGITLLISNYLAVPQSTSQATVFAISGPAIFYQQLNSPKLLYEIIPTWFILPVVSFVVTLLIGKLLYRRIRDSKDIDYEKISNHFLLKGLVFVSSCYVAFAIGANNVANASGPIASMVLNELGIDAGSEDNFIVIITVTTLIIAPCFAIGSSLFGYRLLHSTGKGIVEFGLVGASLISIVTATLLLLASITRGIPTSLVQLNTFAIIAVGISKMGWKKVIVSRTVQKFWIVWIIAPLLSLALSYTFTALAHHYGIIFF; encoded by the coding sequence ATGTTTCTTGCTGTAAACATGGGAGCAAGCGGAACCGCTCCATCGTTCTCTGCCGCCTATGGGGCAAATATCATCAAAAGACTTGCTATTCCCGGGGTTTTCGGGTTGTTTGTGCTACTGGGGGCAATAGTTGCCGGCAAGCAGGTTGGCGTCACAATGGGCCGGGAGCTTATCCCTCAGGAGATGCTTACCCCTGACATACTTACCATCGTACTTTTCTCAGTTGGTATTACGCTGCTGATATCCAATTATCTGGCTGTACCGCAATCCACCAGTCAGGCAACGGTTTTTGCCATTTCCGGTCCCGCTATCTTCTACCAGCAGCTTAATTCACCCAAGCTGCTGTATGAAATTATTCCCACCTGGTTTATTCTGCCGGTCGTATCCTTTGTTGTCACCCTTCTCATTGGAAAGCTCCTTTACCGGAGGATAAGGGATTCCAAGGACATAGACTACGAGAAGATATCGAACCACTTTCTTCTCAAGGGGCTGGTATTTGTTTCATCCTGCTACGTTGCTTTTGCCATAGGGGCAAACAACGTTGCAAATGCCTCAGGTCCCATAGCTTCCATGGTACTTAATGAGTTGGGTATTGATGCCGGCAGTGAGGATAACTTTATTGTTATAATAACAGTCACAACCCTGATCATTGCGCCCTGTTTTGCCATAGGCAGTTCGCTGTTTGGTTACCGGTTACTCCATTCAACCGGCAAGGGAATAGTTGAATTCGGACTTGTAGGCGCGTCACTGATCTCCATTGTAACAGCTACATTGCTGCTGCTTGCATCAATAACCAGGGGCATACCTACTTCCCTGGTCCAGTTGAATACTTTTGCCATAATTGCAGTGGGCATATCAAAAATGGGCTGGAAGAAGGTCATAGTGTCGCGGACTGTGCAAAAATTCTGGATTGTCTGGATAATTGCTCCCCTGCTGTCTCTTGCGCTTTCATATACCTTTACAGCACTTGCACATCACTATGGTATCATCTTTTTCTGA
- a CDS encoding phosphoglucomutase/phosphomannomutase family protein, protein MDNIRFGTDGWRSVIADGFTVGNVARISRGTARWLINQEKEKDASVVIGYDTRFGGKMFAETAAKIFAHSGIRVYLADPFVTTPMVSYGVIKRNASLGVVITASHNPYHYNGFKVKGPYGGPLPEQDTRTIETLIPELNEIHLESLHFDEYLERKMIIPVNLEDDYTEHVRNNFDLEMIGNSRFAFAYDAMYGAGQRVISRLLPGVHLVNCEQDYSFGGIPPEPLDKNLKRFSSFIRKNGKIDSGLAVDGDADRIAMYDAFGNYVDSHNIMLLLIHYLHKYKGYTGKVVTGFSSTSKIEKLCAYYGLEVQRVKIGFKEICSVMLNEKVLLGGEESGGIGVISHMPERDGIWMGLLIWQFMVETGKSVSDLLEEVYGMTGKFAFERSALNIGKKAKAKITEKCRNGQFSHFGKRSVRRTEDLDGYKFFLGEDEWVMIRASGTEPVLRTYAESTNRETALEILRDAEKAIMDAAAD, encoded by the coding sequence ATGGATAATATAAGATTTGGAACAGACGGCTGGCGATCTGTTATAGCCGATGGTTTTACCGTAGGCAATGTTGCAAGGATATCACGTGGCACGGCAAGGTGGCTTATAAACCAGGAAAAGGAGAAGGACGCATCCGTGGTTATCGGGTACGATACCCGGTTCGGAGGTAAGATGTTTGCGGAGACTGCTGCCAAGATATTCGCGCATAGCGGTATCAGGGTATACCTGGCAGACCCTTTTGTAACCACTCCAATGGTATCATATGGTGTAATAAAAAGGAATGCCTCCCTGGGAGTTGTGATAACGGCAAGTCATAATCCCTACCATTATAATGGTTTCAAGGTCAAGGGACCTTATGGGGGACCCTTGCCTGAACAGGATACCAGGACCATTGAAACACTCATCCCTGAACTTAATGAGATACATCTCGAATCTCTCCATTTTGACGAATACCTGGAAAGGAAAATGATAATCCCGGTAAACCTTGAGGATGATTATACTGAACATGTAAGAAATAATTTTGACCTTGAGATGATCGGCAACTCCAGGTTTGCTTTCGCCTATGACGCAATGTATGGCGCCGGCCAGCGGGTAATCAGCCGGCTACTGCCCGGTGTGCATCTTGTCAATTGTGAGCAGGACTATTCCTTCGGGGGAATCCCCCCTGAGCCTCTTGACAAAAACCTGAAAAGGTTTTCCTCCTTTATCAGGAAAAACGGAAAAATAGACAGCGGACTCGCCGTTGACGGCGATGCCGACCGTATTGCGATGTATGACGCGTTTGGCAATTATGTAGACTCCCACAATATTATGCTGCTCCTGATCCATTATTTGCATAAATACAAGGGATATACCGGAAAAGTGGTGACCGGTTTCTCATCCACATCCAAGATTGAGAAGCTGTGTGCCTATTATGGCCTGGAAGTCCAAAGGGTAAAGATCGGGTTCAAGGAGATATGCAGTGTAATGCTCAATGAAAAGGTGCTTTTAGGAGGTGAGGAGTCAGGCGGTATAGGTGTGATATCTCATATGCCCGAGAGGGATGGGATCTGGATGGGGCTTCTTATCTGGCAGTTTATGGTTGAAACCGGAAAATCTGTGAGCGATCTGCTGGAGGAGGTTTATGGCATGACCGGAAAATTTGCTTTTGAGCGGTCTGCCCTGAATATCGGGAAAAAGGCAAAAGCCAAAATAACAGAAAAATGCAGGAATGGTCAGTTCAGTCATTTCGGAAAAAGGAGTGTGCGGAGAACAGAAGATCTGGACGGGTACAAATTCTTTCTGGGTGAAGATGAATGGGTCATGATAAGGGCCTCAGGAACCGAACCTGTTTTGCGGACATATGCGGAGTCGACCAACCGGGAGACCGCACTTGAAATACTCAGGGATGCGGAGAAGGCCATAATGGATGCAGCGGCTGACTGA